AGTGACTGGAGAAAAGCAAGGGATATAGCACTACAAACTGCAAACGAACTAATCCGGGATTATGTAGACCATTCTAAAAAGGAACTTGAAAGCATGGAACGAAAATACATGCTTACATCTTATGACGTTGATACAAGGATATTCATGCTGACCGAAAGCGACAGGGTAGAGATGCACCTGAGATATGTGGTGGACCCTAAGAGAAGAAGACATGTGAATGACCTTATCACACAGGGTCTGCTTGATGCTTTTGCCAGCGAACCGGATATTGTGATAGGAAGCATATCCAGCATTGAGATATTAAAAATGCCATAGCAGAGAAACGGCATAGATTTGATTCCGGAAATATTAAATTACAATTCGCCGGTATCCTGCAGGAAGTGGAGCCATCTGCGCGCTTCCGATACGCGTTCCTTAGAAAAGATATCATGGAACTCTTTTTCTTTTTCCCTGAAGGTTCCATCCTCTATTTCCCTCAGGTCCATAATAGCTCTCAAAATGCCTCCGGTTTCATTGAAAAGAGCTTTAGCCTCTTCTTTTGTTAATTTCCCAGTTTTGAGCTTTGTTTCATCTTCCTGTTCTTTTTCCCGGAGATAAACTAGATACTCATCAATATGCTTTCTGTCTTCATCGGCAAGATCATCTTTGTTTATCAATTGCCATACACGTTCATGCAACTTGCATTTTTTACCATTTATTTCAACTGAATACGGGATCTCTTCACCTACCCAGAAAAGCCTGGCATGTAAAGCTGCAAGTAGCTGCTTCCGCTCCCATTCTGATAAAGTATCATTCTTTACTGACATATTGATATCTCCATAGATCTGTCCAGATCGGCATTGATAACTTTGAATCGACCGTATTATCTGCTACCCCGGTTACAGATATAAACAAAGTATCTTTAAATAAAAATAGGCTTTGTTATATTATACGATTGCGGAGAATTGAGGTAAAGAACAAAATGAGCATTACAATTCCTGATGAGCTGCCAAAAGAAACCATCAATGAGCAGCAAGCACACTACGAAAGAATACAGGACGACAAAAAACATTCGTGGCTTAAGGTCTTCACCGGAGGGTTAGTACTCTACATCTTCGGAGTATTTGCACTCGCTGCAACCCGCAATACCAACATATTTCCTACAGTCGTCATGCTTGGGAATTTCCTTGTACCTATCACCTATGTTGCTTTCTTCTACCAGAGAAGGCATCTGAGCAAACTTGACCTGCCAACGACCGCCTGGGCGTTTTTTTACGGCGGACTTCTTGGGGTACTGGCAGCAGCCACACTTGAACCAATATTCCTGTCACACCGCTCGTTATTCTACTCTTTTGAAGTAGGACTTATAGAAGAATTTGCCAAAATAATCGGAGTACTGATAATTGCCAAACGCTGCTTCCATGATTCTGAAATGGACGGACTTATCCTCGGAGCAGCTTCAGGAATGGGGTTTGCGGCTCTGGAAAGTACAGGATACGCATTCACAGCTTTCCTCAATAGTGGAGGGAGTCTGTCACAAACAGTGCTCATAACTCTTGTAAGGGGAGTTATCGCACCAATAGGACACGGCACATGGACTGCAATACTTGTCAGTACAATGTTCCGGGAAAGCGGGCCACGGAAATTCCATATTAACCATAAGGTCATTGGCGCATACATTACGGTGGCAACCCTGCATGGACTCTGGAACGGACTATCCGATGTCCTGTCACTGTTCCCGACAACACTATTCAATGTGTTCACCGGGCAGGTATCCGTGGCAATCGTTGGATGTTATCTTTTGTGGAGACACTACAAGGAAGCAAAGAGACTACAGATAGAGCGTCTTATGCAGGGAACCCAGCATTCAGGATGCTGGAAATGATTAAAGAATCACAAAATAATAAAGGCTGGATGAAAAATGAGTTCCGAAAAAGATATTGAATGGGACATCGATGTTTCAATACTAACTAACAAGTTCATACTTAATGAATTGCTTAAAGCTCTGGGAATTGCAGCACTGATCACAGCAGCAATTGTCGGACTGATAACGCTTCCATCTGTTCTGAGTGGAGATTATCATTCCTCAAGCAGCAATGCCAGAGATGCAAAATACGCACTGATCCTTATAGGCGCACTGTTCTTTTTTACAGCACTGTTCATTTTCGCATATTACGGCAACAAATACATGCTTACCTATAACCTTGACAGCAAAGGCGTACAAACCATCACCAGAGAGAACCAGAAAGCGAAGAACAGCAAGATCAACTTCCTGCTAATATTCGCCGGACTGCTTACAGGAAATCCGACTGCTGCCGGCACAGGATTACTCGCTGCTTCGCACCAGAACCAGGATATTAAATGGAAGAAGGTAAAAAAAGCTACATTTTACCCTAAATCTAAGACAATTGCCCTTAAAGCAGGATTTGGGGAGAAAAGCATTGTCTTCTGCACACCGCAAAATTACGATTCGGTTGAGCAGTACATAAAAAATATGTGTAAAGACGATTGCAATATACGTGTAAAATGAGGATGATCAGTCGTCCTCATATTCATCCTCTTCTGGCGTGGAACCTTCCTCGCCCCATACTTCTTTCCATGCATCGTGTATATGCATGGCCTGCATTCCAAGCTCCTGCGGAGGAAACATGTCATTCTCAGGAGTATCACCGATGGATATCACCTCACCTGCTTTCAGCCCAAGAAGCTTGAGAGCTTTCTCAAAGATACGTTTGTCAGGTTTCTTATAACCAAGATCCGATGAGAATATTATATGGTCAAAATACTGATGGAAACCCAGAAAACGCAGTTCCGGCTCAGAAAATACACGCTGTCCGTTGGAAACTATGCATTTTGGAAGATCCCTGTATTTTTCCAGCAGCCTGATACTTTGCGGATATGCCTCTAACTTACGTAACGAAGCTGATCTGAAAAGGATAGAGCTTTCAGCTCCGAGTTTTTCCGAATCAACATCCCATATGGCAAAATCCCTGCATATGGACGCAAAGACATCCTCCACTTTTATCTCAGGATGAGCTTCACCTGTACTTTCCGCCATGGACGATGCCCTGCTCTTGTATTCATCCTTCAACTGGAAAGCATCGATGACCACACCATGATACTTCAGCCACTTGCTCACCGTATCGTAAGTATAGAAACTGCTTTCATCGGTGCTGATATCGATCAGTGTGCGATAGCAGTCAAATATCATTCCCTTTACCTGAGGGTTTTCAGACATTCAATGGCCTCCTTTAAAAGATAGTTATAGTGAGGATAATGGCGGTGCAGCCTTGCAGACCTCAGCAGCCCCAGGCTCATGAAGAAAGGAAGCGTTCTGGTGACATAACGGAAATCCTCTTCACTTCTGCTGTAATGCCAGAGGAAATGTCCGATATACGGCTCTGCATTGTTTCCCGACCCTTTGTTCAGTTCAAAATAGTTCTTAAGTTCCGAGCACATTATTCCAAGATCCCTCACAGCATTACCATTCTCCCAGGAACTTTCAAAATCCAGGGCATATGGCACACCGTTTCGGAATATGTAATTGCACGGCGTTGCATCCCTGTGTACCATGCATCCTGAATACCGATCAATGAGTGAGCTGTGCCACCATTTTCCCAGCAGTTCATTGAAATACTGCCTTGTTGAATGGTCCAGACGGAGCTGGTCAAGCACATGATGGAAATTAGCAAATTCACGTTCCTTATTGTAATACCCATCAGTATTGTCATGGAGCCTGCGCAGCATATAGGCAACTGACGTCAGGCGGTCATAAAGATGCCGTTCACTTTCCATGTAGGTGAAAAGAGACTTGCCTGATATGTATTCGGTCACAAGTACATGATTCATATCACTGCTTATGGTTATGGGTCTTGCAACATTGATGAATTGTTCCACTCGTTTGAGGTTATTGAATTCGTTTGTCATTGCCTCGTAAGCGTTATACCTTTTCATCTTACCACAGGGTTCACCGAAGAATTTCGCTATCACACTGTAATGCTCGTCACGGAACTTATAACGGCAGACAGTATGAGAAGACGGAGAGTACCTGAACACATCAACGGCACAGTTCTTATTGTGTATCCTGTCACCAAGTATCCAGACAAGCCAGTCCCTGAAACTGTCTCCGGGATAAAGAGTATTTACGTATTTTTTCAAAAATTCATGTCCCCACAAACTGAGTAGTATATACTCTATTAACTTCTATATAGGACTATATGTGCCTATAAAAAGTAAAGTGTGCGACATGAACTTTTGAAATAGTTCAGAACAATACCCTATCAATGATTATTTTCTTAAGGCAGATTTACGATACCAATCATCCTGAACCTCACAGATAGCCAAAACCATCAACACATTCCTTCAGCACTGCGAAGCGGTCTACAAGGCCTACTATCTTGTTGTTATTGGTCACGCAGATACGTCCCACATCACGATGATTCAGTTCTTCGATGGCTTTTGATATGGTTGTCTCCGGACTTATGGAATAAAGCGGAGTGGACATCAGGCGCTCGACTTTAGGAGAATCTCCTGAGCCGGTGCTGTGCATGTCACCGGAACGGTCTCTTATCCTTGCAAAACCGGCTTTTATAATGTCACTGCGTGTTATCATGCCCATTGCCTCATTCTCATGAGAGATCACTGGTATTCCTGAGAAATCCCACTCAAGCATATTACCCCATATCTTTGCAATGCGGTCATC
The sequence above is a segment of the uncultured Methanolobus sp. genome. Coding sequences within it:
- a CDS encoding DUF5788 family protein — protein: MSVKNDTLSEWERKQLLAALHARLFWVGEEIPYSVEINGKKCKLHERVWQLINKDDLADEDRKHIDEYLVYLREKEQEDETKLKTGKLTKEEAKALFNETGGILRAIMDLREIEDGTFREKEKEFHDIFSKERVSEARRWLHFLQDTGEL
- a CDS encoding PrsW family intramembrane metalloprotease, giving the protein MSITIPDELPKETINEQQAHYERIQDDKKHSWLKVFTGGLVLYIFGVFALAATRNTNIFPTVVMLGNFLVPITYVAFFYQRRHLSKLDLPTTAWAFFYGGLLGVLAAATLEPIFLSHRSLFYSFEVGLIEEFAKIIGVLIIAKRCFHDSEMDGLILGAASGMGFAALESTGYAFTAFLNSGGSLSQTVLITLVRGVIAPIGHGTWTAILVSTMFRESGPRKFHINHKVIGAYITVATLHGLWNGLSDVLSLFPTTLFNVFTGQVSVAIVGCYLLWRHYKEAKRLQIERLMQGTQHSGCWK
- a CDS encoding HAD family hydrolase, whose product is MSENPQVKGMIFDCYRTLIDISTDESSFYTYDTVSKWLKYHGVVIDAFQLKDEYKSRASSMAESTGEAHPEIKVEDVFASICRDFAIWDVDSEKLGAESSILFRSASLRKLEAYPQSIRLLEKYRDLPKCIVSNGQRVFSEPELRFLGFHQYFDHIIFSSDLGYKKPDKRIFEKALKLLGLKAGEVISIGDTPENDMFPPQELGMQAMHIHDAWKEVWGEEGSTPEEDEYEDD
- a CDS encoding phosphotransferase — its product is MKKYVNTLYPGDSFRDWLVWILGDRIHNKNCAVDVFRYSPSSHTVCRYKFRDEHYSVIAKFFGEPCGKMKRYNAYEAMTNEFNNLKRVEQFINVARPITISSDMNHVLVTEYISGKSLFTYMESERHLYDRLTSVAYMLRRLHDNTDGYYNKEREFANFHHVLDQLRLDHSTRQYFNELLGKWWHSSLIDRYSGCMVHRDATPCNYIFRNGVPYALDFESSWENGNAVRDLGIMCSELKNYFELNKGSGNNAEPYIGHFLWHYSRSEEDFRYVTRTLPFFMSLGLLRSARLHRHYPHYNYLLKEAIECLKTLR